Proteins encoded within one genomic window of Cucumis sativus cultivar 9930 chromosome 3, Cucumber_9930_V3, whole genome shotgun sequence:
- the LOC101204163 gene encoding protein ALTERED PHOSPHATE STARVATION RESPONSE 1, translating to MGCSQSKIENEEAIARCKERKIHMKDAVTARNAFAAAHSAYSMSLKNTGAALSDYAHGEVQNPQFVSVSTQSNPAVASSAAAAASVTAPFESFPPPPPPLPPSNFSTPLQRAATMPQMNVYNPDLKPGSPIMEEEEEIDNEGSVGALRRSRNKSKGDDGSSRIRNSELNEDLTGASPPPSENRHIPPPPQQNSTYDYFFSVDNIPVSTLSEVEQVQINKEEIERKSFDQKSKGVENDVIEERRISGKAEKVEAVLEEPVEPPPAPPEVAEPVVVAKSSKKMKQAASMGSIEGKRMVKANFNLLQIFIDIDDHFLKASESAHEVSKMLEATRLHYHSNFADNRGHIDHSARVMRVITWNRSFRGLANMDDGKDDFYAEEQETHATVLDKLLAWEKKLYDEVKAGELMKFEYQKKVATLNRLKKRDSNAEALEKAKAAVSHLHTRYIVDMQSLDSTVSEISRLRDEQLYPKLVQLVNGMAMMWNTMRAHHEAQLKIVSALRAMDLSQSPKETSTHHYERTVQLCGVVREWHSQFEKLVRCQKEYIKSLNSWLKLNLIPIESSLKEKVSLSSPPRVQNPPIQKLLLAWHDQLERLPDEHLRTAIFTFGAVINTIMLQQDEERKLKLKWEETEKELERKQRHFDEWHYKYQQRRMPDDVDPERSEAGMQDAAVTEKLIAVESLKKRLEEEKETHGKQCLHVREKSLVSLKNQLPELFRALSEFSFASSEMYKSLSSICQV from the exons ATGGGTTGTTCCCAGTCCAAGATCGAGAATGAAGAAGCCATCGCCCGTTGTAAAGAACGCAAGATTCATATGAAGGATGCTGTCACTGCCAGGAATGCTTTCGCCGCCGCTCACTCTGCTTATTCTATGTCCCTCAAGAACACTGGTGCTGCTTTGAGCGATTATGCTCATGGTGAGGTTCAAAATCCCCAATTTGTTTCTGTATCTACTCAATCCAATCCTGCCGTTGCTTCctctgctgctgctgctgcttcCGTCACCGCCCCTTTTGAATCCTTTCCCCCGCCTCCCCCGCCGTTGCCTCCTTCTAACTTTTCTACTCCTCTTCAAAGGGCTGCCACCATGCCTCAGATGAATGTGTACAATCCCGATCTCAAACCTGGGTCGCCTATtatggaggaggaggaagagatTGATAACGAAGGCTCTGTTGGCGCGTTGAGGAGGAGTAGGAATAAAAGTAAAGGGGATGACGGCAGTAGCCGAATCAGAAATTCGGAGCTTAATGAAGATTTGACCGGTGCGTCGCCGCCACCGTCTGAGAACCGGCATATTCCACCGCCACCGCAACAAAATTCGACATATGATTATTTCTTCTCTGTTGATAACATACCCGTTTCGACTTTGAGTGAAGTCGAGCAGGTACAGATAAACAAAGAGGAGATTGAGCGCAAGTCGTTTGATCAAAAGTCTAAGGGAGTGGAGAACGATGTTATTGAGGAGCGTAGAATAAGTGGAAAGGCTGAAAAGGTGGAGGCGGTGTTGGAGGAGCCAGTGGAGCCGCCTCCAGCGCCGCCAGAAGTGGCGGAACCTGTGGTGGTGGCGAAGAGCtcaaagaagatgaaacaGGCAGCATCTATGGGGTCCATAGAGGGCAAGAGGATGGTTAAGGCTAATTTTAATCTATTGCAGATATTTATAGATATCGATGATCATTTTCTCAAAGCTTCAGAAAGTGCCCATGAAGTGTCAAAGATGCTTGAGGCGACCAGATTACACTATCATTCAAACTTTGCAGATAATCGAG GTCACATCGACCACTCTGCCAGAGTGATGCGTGTTATTACATGGAACCGATCATTTAGGGGATTGGCTAATATGGACGATGGAAAAGACGATTTCTATGCAGAAGAGCAAGAAACTCATGCCACCGTATTAGATAAACTATTGGCGTGGGAAAAGAAGCTGTACGATGAAGTGAAG GCAGGTGAACTTATGAAATTTGAGTACCAAAAGAAGGTTGCTACATTGAATAGGCTGAAGAAACGAGATTCTAATGCAGAAGCATTGGAGAAAGCAAAAGCAGCAGTAAGTCATCTGCACACTAGATATATTGTTGACATGCAATCCTTGGATTCAACTGTCTCAGAGATTAGTCGTCTACGAGACGAACAGTTATACCCAAAACTTGTTCAGCTTGTTAATGG GATGGCAATGATGTGGAATACAATGAGAGCCCACCATGAAGCACAATTGAAGATTGTAAGTGCTCTACGAGCAATGGACCTCTCTCAATCCCCAAAAGAAACGAGTACTCATCATTACGAGCGCACGGTTCAGCTCTGCGGCGTTGTTAGAGAGTGGCATTCGCAGTTCGAGAAGCTCGTGCGGTGTCAAAAGGAGTATATTAAATCCTTAAACAGTTGGTTGAAGCTAAATCTAATTCCTATAGAAAGTAGCTTGAAAGAGAAGGTTTCACTTTCATCTCCCCCAAGAGTTCAAAATCCGCCAATCCAGAAACTCCTCCTTGCTTGGCACGACCAACTTGAGAGACTCCCCGATGAGCATCTTAGAACTGCCATATTCACTTTTGGTGCTGTGATAAATACTATTATGCTGCAGCAGGATGAAGAGAGAAAACTGAAGTTAAAGTGGGAGGAAACGGAGAAAGAGCTGGAGCGCAAACAGCGGCATTTTGATGAGTGGCATTACAAATACCAGCAACGAAGGATGCCGGATGATGTGGACCCTGAAAGGTCGGAGGCAGGTATGCAGGATGCAGCCGTGACGGAGAAGTTGATCGCGGTAGAGTCGTTGAAAAAGAGACTAGAGGAGGAAAAGGAAACTCATGGGAAACAATGCCTTCATGTGAGGGAGAAATCTTTGGTTAGCCTTAAGAATCAGCTGCCGGAACTCTTCCGGGCTTTATCAGAATTCTCTTTCGCTAGTTCAGAGATGTACAAGAGCTTGAGCTCTATTTGTCAGGTTTAG